One genomic segment of Brassica napus cultivar Da-Ae chromosome A3, Da-Ae, whole genome shotgun sequence includes these proteins:
- the LOC106359182 gene encoding QWRF motif-containing protein 7-like, with protein MATTTTTSRRVRPPSPNVYRSRSTTSSISLPVSLNASVSSSGSSSTSSSPSNTSKRVMISRSQSTTRSSRPNPESREMIPARNSESRTHEVNNGRTREAFARYLEQRERGSPRNNASGKGVKPGANSPSAWALSPGRVSTMKTSSSSSSPATSMCHTPPESPVSAAKMRTSGRGAVAGVLKYFKAQKKVSPVQEEEYHRFRLLHNRLIQLRFINARTEATMANLKVNVEDQLFWVWLRINKMRNYVVENLIEVQRLRQEIKLRQVLSLQMPLLNEWSKLDAKNFEALSKLTRKLHALSVRLPLLHGATVDVVAIHEEMVTAIEVMDEIEDIVIKFLPRVEIILYEMTELLSMFKQELSYFEELEKSLFLIPVFAAKESSLKVHVLQKIEEERKSLQH; from the exons ATggcaaccaccaccaccactagtCGCAGAGTTCGGCCTCCGTCGCCGAATGTTTACCGGAGCAGGAGTACAACCTCGTCGATCTCTCTTCCGGTGTCTTTAAATGCGTCAGTCTCGTCttctggttcatcctctacttCCTCCTCTCCTTCCAATACAAGCAAACGTGTGATGATAAGCAGATCACAATCCACAACAAGATCTTCCAGACCCAACCCGGAATCAAGAGAGATGATCCCGGCGAGAAACAGCGAGTCAAGAACTCACGAGGTGAACAACGGTAGAACCAGAGAGGCGTTTGCTCGCTACTTGGAGCAACGTGAGCGTGGTAGTCCTCGTAATAACGCTTCAGGGAAAGGTGTAAAACCGGGAGCTAACTCACCATCGGCGTGGGCACTGTCCCCAGGGAGAGTTTCGACGATGAAAACTTCTTCGTCCAGTTCATCTCCGGCGACTTCAATGTGCCACACGCCGCCTGAGTCACCGGTAAGCGCGGCCAAGATGAGAACCAGTGGCCGTGGAGCCGTGGCAGGAGTTTTGAAATACTTTAAGGCTCAGAAGAAAGTATCGCCGGTTCAAGAGGAGGAGTATCACCGGTTTAGGCTTCTCCACAATAGATTAATTCAGTTAAGGTTTATTAATGCAAGAAcagaagctactatggctaaCCTTAAGGTCAATGTTGAG GATCAATTGTTTTGGGTTTGGCTTAGGATAAACAAAATGAGGAACTACGTCGTTGAAAATTTAATTGAAGTTCAAAGGCTACGTCAGGAAATCAAACTACGTCAAGTTCTGAGCCTTCAAATGCCTTTACTTAATGAGTGGTCCAAGCTGGATGCAAAAAACTTCGAAGCGTTGAGCAAGCTAACTCGAAAACTGCATGCTTTGTCTGTTCGTTTACCCCTCCTACATGGTGCAACG GTAGATGTGGTGGCCATACATGAAGAAATGGTCACAGCTATAGAAGTCATGGATGAGATAGAAGACATTGTCATCAAGTTTCTCCCACGA GTTGAAATAATCCTATATGAGATGACAGAATTGCTTAGCATGTTCAAACAAGAACTGTCATATTTTGAAGAGTTGGAGAAGAGCCTTTTCCTTATTCCTGTCTTTGcg GCGAAGGAAAGTAGCTTAAAGGTCCATGTTCTCCAGAAGattgaagaagagagaaaatctTTGCAACATTGA
- the LOC106361727 gene encoding GLABROUS1 enhancer-binding protein-like, with protein sequence MAPKDKIANPPVASSSEEEEEEEEESGSSVEESNSSDDEAGDVQSKLTQKPVAPPPAAKKPESDSEEESESDSDSEPATKTKPLNAVVTKPIPPESSTAKRSLKQADNEPKKKAKTSTTTEQAKKKPSGADEEVKKISGEEAKKMFQRLFSETDEIAMLQGFLDFTSTKGDPSENMDAFCDYVKTLIDFNASKAQIVTKLQRCKKKFVNIVKNSLKRGKTEDQITYAKDLEQRTFELSRKIWGSDGVLPAKPRKKSKEVELVSTPKKKAEVETQKKVSVVENHHLSESREMALFFKAENGSVLGLDESSVSGVWDMVEDGPKKREMEEKLKKLKAKQMELCLQRTALVDYTAKMIFKNNASSSSS encoded by the coding sequence ATGGCACCGAAGGACAAGATCGCGAACCCTCCCGTTGCATCTTCCagcgaagaggaagaagaagaagaagaagagtctgGTTCATCTGTAGAAGAATCCAACTCTTCCGATGACGAAGCCGGCGATGTCCAGTCCAAACTCACTCAGAAACCTGTTGCCCCTCCTCCTGCTGCCAAGAAGCCTGAATCCGACTCCGAAGAAGAATCAGAATCCGACTCAGACTCCGAGCCCGCGACCAAAACTAAGCCTCTCAACGCTGTCGTGACCAAACCGATCCCACCTGAGAGCTCTACGGCGAAGCGCTCTCTGAAGCAAGCGGATAACGAGCCTAAGAAGAAGGCGAAGACATCAACCACCACcgagcaagccaagaagaagcCTTCAGGAGCTGATGAAGAGGTCAAGAAGATATCAGGAGAAGAAGCCAAGAAGATGTTTCAGAGGCTGTTCAGCGAGACTGACGAAATCGCGATGCTTCAAGGCTTTCTTGACTTCACTTCCACTAAAGGAGACCCTTCCGAGAACATGGACGCCTTCTGCGATTACGTCAAGACGTTGATCGACTTCAACGCCTCCAAAGCTCAGATCGTTACGAAGCTCCAGAGGTGTAAGAAGAAGTTTGTGAATATAGTGAAGAACTCGCTCAAGAGAGGGAAGACTGAAGATCAGATCACGTATGCTAAAGATCTTGAGCAGAGAACCTTCGAGTTGTCGAGAAAGATTTGGGGGAGTGATGGTGTGCTTCCTGCTAAACCGAGGAAGAAGTCGAAAGAGGTTGAGTTAGTTTCAACGCCCAAGAAAAAAGCAGAGGTGGAAACACAGAAGAAGGTGAGCGTTGTGGAGAATCATCATCTCTCGGAGAGTAGAGAGATGGCTTTGTTCTTCAAGGCGGAGAATGGGAGTGTTTTGGGTTTGGATGAGTCTAGTGTAAGTGGGGTTTGGGATATGGTTGAGGATGGGCCGAAGAAGAGGGAGATGGAGGagaagctgaagaagctaaAGGCTAAGCAGATGGAGCTGTGTTTGCAGAGAACTGCACTCGTGGACTACACTGCAAAGATGATATTCAAAAACAATgcatcttcctcctcttcatga
- the BNAA03G47210D gene encoding uncharacterized protein BNAA03G47210D has product MGIIRSSFTFLTGTVCGIYIAQNYNVPNIKTLGRCAVSKAKEIEEIYRKPKTRDDA; this is encoded by the coding sequence atgggaatAATAAGGAGCAGCTTCACATTCCTGACGGGAACAGTGTGCGGGATCTACATCGCTCAGAACTACAACGTTCCTAACATCAAAACCCTTGGTCGTTGCGCCGTCTCAAAGGCCAAGGAAATTGAGGAGATTTATCGCAAGCCCAAGACCAGAGACGACGCTTGA
- the LOC106361726 gene encoding E3 ubiquitin protein ligase RIN2, which yields MGIRYLHVSVASTALSFVGLQVWTELSLDRLRADAKNISLGDSEHALDLLLGSYFTIALLANFVLNVYILLLLSLKNLFFGDLYGVETKKLVERLANYIIYKGIFLPLVIPATIFQGVLWTVWLAVLCTLKMFQALARDRLERLNASPSSTPWTYFRVYSVLFLVLSVDILWIKLSLMTYNTTGSSVYLLLLFEPCSIAFETLQALLIHGFQLLDMWINHLAASNSDCQRSKFLDSMTAGSLLEWKGLLNRNLGFFLDMATLVMALGHYLHIWWLHGLSFHLADAVLFLNIRALLSAILKRMKGYIKLRIALGSLHAALPDATSEELRAYDDECAICREPMAKAKRLHCNHLFHLGCLRSWLDQGLNEVYSCPTCRKPLFVGRTETEVNTRTVEVSSDEQLARQLERENIPEHPLATGLFPHEMPNSIESDPSRNLGLDPSWLQTWSSQGVDVAGPSTASRSVGLGRVQMMMRHLASVGESYAQTALEDAAWSVWPMNPSQASTSSTTLRPGRTGGLHLRTVSSGTNESLANILAMAETVREVMPHLPDEIIFQDLQRTNSVAITVNNLLQM from the exons ATGGGGATAAGGTACTTGCACGTCTCGGTCGCATCAACTGCTCTGAGCTTTGTGGGGCTTCAAGTCTGGACAGAGTTGTCTCTGGATAGACTTAGAGCGGATGCCAAGAACATTTCTTTAGGAGACTCCGAGCATGCGCTTGACCTGCTTTTGGGTTCCTACTTTACAATCGCCCTGCTGGCAAATTTTGTGCTCAATGTGTATATTCTTCTGCTACTTTCTCTCAAG AATCTATTTTTTGGAGATCTATATGGCGTTGAAACTAAAAAGTTGGTGGAACGACTTGCCAATTACATCATTTACAAG GGAATATTTCTGCCGCTGGTGATTCCCGCAACAATATTTCAGGGTGTACTGTGGACAGTTTGGCTTGCTGTTCTATGCACTTTAAAG ATGTTTCAAGCTTTGGCCAGAGACCGGCTTGAACGATTGAATGCATCTCCTTCTTCTACACCGTGGACATACTTTCGTGTGTATTCAGTGCTGTTCTTGGTTCTCTCTGTTGATATTTTGTG GATAAAGCTTTCCCTTATGACATACAATACAACTGGCTCTTCTGTGTATCTGTTGTTACTTTTTGAGCCATGCAGTATAGCTTTTGAGACCTTACAG GCGCTGTTAATTCATGGGTTTCAACTGCTTGATATGTGGATCAACCACTTAGCAGCGAGCAACTCGGACTGCCAAAGATCTAAGTTTCTCGATTCCATGACAGCAG GCTCACTGTTGGAGTGGAAGGGCCTCCTCAACCGAAACCTTGGTTTCTTTCTGGACATGGCTACTTTGGTAATGGCACTAGGTCATTATTTGCACATCTGGTGGCTGCATGGCCTTTCCTTTCATCTAGCGGATGCAGTTTTGTTTCTCAACATACGT GCATTGCTCAGTGCAATTTTGAAACGAATGAAAGGATACATCAAACTGAGAATAGCTCTGGGCTCTCTCCATGCGGCCCTTCCTGATGCAACTTCTGAAGAGTTACGGGCATATGATGATGAATGTGCTATATGCCGG GAACCTATGGCTAAAGCTAAAAGGCTTCACTGCAACCACCTTTTCCACCTTGGATGCCTGCGATCCTG GTTGGATCAAGGTCTAAATGAGGTTTACTCTTGTCCTACATGTCGTAAACCTCTGTTTGTCGGTAGAACTGAAACTGAGGTGAACACTCGAACAGTGGAAGTCTCAAGTGATGAGCAGCTAGCCCGTCAGCTTGAAAGAGAAAACATTCCTGAGCATCCATTAGCCACTGGATTGTTTCCTCATGAGATGCCAAACTCCATTGAAAGTGATCCTTCAAG GAACTTAGGATTGGATCCAAGCTGGCTACAGACATGGTCAAGTCAGGGTGTTGATGTTGCTGGTCCCTCTACCGCGTCTAGGTCCGTTGGACTGGGGAGGGTTCAGATGATGATGAGGCATCTTGCATCTGTTGGGGAAAGTTATGCTCAAACTGCACTTGAGGATGCTGCTTGGAGTGTATGGCCAATGAACCCTTCACAAGCATCCACTTCTTCTACAACCTTGCGTCCTGGAAGGACAGGTGGTCTGCATTTAAGAACTGTATCAAGTGGGACGAATGAAAGCTTGGCAAATATACTAGCTATGGCCGAGACAGTGAGGGAAGTCATGCCACATTTGCCAGATGAAATTATTTTCCAG GACTTGCAGAGAACAAACTCTGTTGCTATTACAGTGAACAATCTTCTCCAGATGTGA
- the LOC106361725 gene encoding pectinesterase inhibitor 7-like codes for MAKVLDLSLVLFVLCVSTAAIAMARNLGEESSDDTEFIKSSCEIATYPELCFQSLSSYASEIKKRPLQLAETALAVSMARAKSAKTYISDMTDYKGITKRQHEAVLDCVEEMGDTVDRLSKSLKELKNLEEGESKEDFWFCLSNVRTWTSAALTDETTCLDGFGGKGMDGELKSLVRAHIVRVAQDTSNALALINVYASKH; via the coding sequence ATGGCGAAAGTTTTAGATCTTTCTCTGGTTCTCTTTGTTCTGTGTGTGTCCACTGCAGCAATAGCCATGGCAAGAAACCTTGGAGAGGAATCTAGTGATGATACTGAGTTCATCAAATCCTCTTGTGAGATAGCAACGTACCCGGAACTATGTTTTCAGTCTCTGTCTTCTTACGCAAGCGAGATCAAGAAGCGGCCCCTTCAGCTCGCCGAGACAGCGCTTGCCGTTAGCATGGCCCGAGCGAAGTCAGCCAAAACATATATCTCGGACATGACTGACTACAAAGGAATCACAAAGAGGCAGCACGAGGCCGTGTTGGACTGTGTTGAAGAGATGGGAGATACTGTTGATAGGTTGAGCAAGTCGCTGAAGGAGTTGAAGAATCTGGAGGAAGGAGAGAGCAAAGAAGACTTCTGGTTCTGTTTGAGCAATGTCCGGACGTGGACAAGCGCGGCGCTGACAGATGAGACCACGTGTCTTGATGGGTTTGGAGGGAAAGGCATGGATGGGGAGCTGAAAAGCTTAGTCAGAGCACACATTGTGCGTGTGGCGCAAGATACCAGCAATGCCTTGGCTTTGATCAATGTCTATGCTTCCAAGCATTGA